In Brevinematia bacterium, one DNA window encodes the following:
- a CDS encoding tetratricopeptide repeat protein, which translates to MSFYKLGEYEKAEENFQRARELNPYDPLPYRMIGLCNYRKNQLDEAVKYLCISLTLEDADNVITLSIIGNIYYKQKKYNNSVIVYRRLASFTNSAFVFYRLMHSLERVGKLEEAVRVGEDFLKSCSWEDFDEKV; encoded by the coding sequence ATGTCGTTTTACAAGCTTGGGGAATATGAAAAGGCTGAGGAAAATTTTCAGAGAGCTAGGGAACTTAACCCCTATGATCCTCTACCTTACCGGATGATAGGGTTGTGCAACTATCGTAAAAATCAGTTGGACGAGGCTGTTAAGTATCTTTGCATTTCACTTACTTTAGAGGATGCAGACAATGTTATTACACTTTCAATAATAGGTAACATATACTATAAACAGAAGAAGTATAACAATTCGGTGATAGTGTATAGAAGGTTAGCATCTTTTACGAATTCTGCTTTTGTTTTTTATAGGTTGATGCATTCTTTGGAGAGGGTAGGTAAACTTGAGGAAGCAGTGAGGGTTGGAGAAGATTTTCTGAAGTCTTGTAGCTGGGAGGATTTTGACGAGAAGGTTT
- a CDS encoding TlyA family RNA methyltransferase, with product MGRRKERLDIVMVSKGLVGSRESAKRMIMAGMVMVNGQKVLKPSQEVSESDVIEILEKPKYVSRGGFKLEGALEDFGIDVSGKVCLDVGASKGGFTDCLLQRGAKLVYAIDVGYGQLDVSLRSNPKVVLYEKTNARYIDKLVKEGKIKFSESVNIVVMDVSFISVRKIILPVAKVVSGKVEFLVLIKPQFELEPKYVGKGGIVDEKYHHLAIDAVKTFVESEGFKVIGVVPSRIKGMDGNQEYFIYFVS from the coding sequence GTGGGTAGGAGGAAGGAGAGGCTAGACATAGTGATGGTGAGTAAGGGGTTGGTTGGTTCTAGAGAGAGTGCGAAGAGGATGATAATGGCTGGAATGGTAATGGTAAATGGACAGAAGGTTCTCAAACCTTCTCAAGAAGTGAGTGAAAGTGATGTTATAGAAATTTTGGAAAAGCCTAAGTATGTGAGTAGGGGAGGGTTTAAGCTAGAGGGAGCTTTGGAGGATTTTGGTATTGATGTAAGTGGTAAGGTGTGTTTGGATGTAGGGGCGTCAAAAGGGGGATTTACTGACTGTCTTCTACAACGAGGGGCAAAACTTGTTTATGCGATTGATGTTGGGTATGGTCAGCTTGATGTATCTTTAAGAAGCAATCCCAAAGTAGTGCTTTATGAAAAGACAAACGCTAGGTATATAGACAAATTAGTTAAGGAGGGGAAAATAAAGTTTAGTGAGTCGGTAAATATCGTCGTAATGGATGTTTCGTTTATCTCTGTAAGGAAGATAATACTTCCAGTAGCTAAAGTGGTTTCAGGAAAGGTGGAGTTTTTGGTGCTTATAAAACCTCAGTTTGAGCTGGAGCCGAAATATGTTGGTAAGGGGGGGATAGTTGATGAAAAGTATCACCACCTAGCAATTGATGCAGTAAAAACTTTTGTTGAATCGGAGGGGTTTAAAGTAATTGGTGTTGTTCCTTCAAGGATAAAGGGTATGGATGGAAACCAAGAGTATTTTATATACTTTGTTTCGTAA
- a CDS encoding ComEC/Rec2 family competence protein, producing the protein MIYLLLTFLSLLVGSGLGIFFSTYYYPNILSLFVVKNFFYILPIVVIPFIVFVISRKNSFLMVSIILVLLFLSFSYTSIKAKQRLDNLLKVQSQDFLSGRVKISFLNKVFVETSNFNVVVYLREFDEEFTSLGSEVIVSGRARHIYHYLTNRSMFGYFLYLLGNNVPYVVYTEDDSVGEVVQSGSPFMELVNRIRQDIYRKFSIYLPHTSFISASLIIGESSDISKEFKESIRVSGISHIFSVSGFHVGIIVIAFVLLLNTLRVPRFLQFLVVSVFLVGYSLMVGLKPPVVRASVLASLILLVRAFDLSPNYLNLTLVLGIVMLVLDPFLSVDVGFILSFFAIVSMILFSRYVDDLIILLFNKVGIEPSKVVKGIVSLFSVSLTAVLFTLPVVLLWFGNSPMIGIFSSVVLVPLSSVIIVGGVLSYIISCFLPFVGEFMFRTVNFLNLVFIVITEMFSRVPLVVNISFDNLFLTAFVVSFYYFVLILLFLLVANIGRFIKV; encoded by the coding sequence ATGATTTATCTCCTTTTGACGTTTTTATCGCTTTTGGTAGGTTCAGGTTTAGGAATATTTTTTTCTACCTACTACTATCCAAATATACTTTCGCTTTTTGTTGTAAAAAATTTCTTTTATATTCTTCCTATTGTTGTTATACCTTTCATTGTCTTTGTTATATCAAGAAAGAATAGTTTCCTTATGGTATCCATAATTTTAGTTCTCTTGTTTCTCTCGTTCTCCTATACTTCTATTAAAGCGAAGCAGAGACTTGATAATTTGCTAAAGGTTCAGTCTCAAGATTTTCTAAGTGGTAGGGTGAAGATAAGTTTTCTAAATAAGGTTTTTGTTGAGACATCTAACTTTAACGTAGTGGTTTATCTAAGGGAGTTTGATGAAGAGTTTACTTCGTTGGGTTCAGAAGTTATAGTTTCAGGGAGAGCTAGACACATTTATCACTATTTGACCAATAGAAGTATGTTTGGTTACTTTTTGTATTTACTGGGTAATAATGTTCCCTATGTAGTGTATACCGAGGATGATAGTGTTGGTGAAGTAGTTCAGTCTGGTTCTCCTTTTATGGAGTTGGTAAATCGTATAAGACAGGATATTTATAGAAAATTTTCAATCTACCTACCTCACACTTCGTTTATTTCCGCATCTCTTATAATTGGTGAATCTTCTGATATATCAAAGGAGTTTAAGGAGAGTATAAGAGTTTCTGGAATTTCGCATATATTTTCCGTTTCAGGCTTTCATGTAGGTATAATAGTAATAGCTTTTGTGTTACTTCTTAATACCTTGAGAGTTCCGAGATTTCTGCAGTTTTTGGTAGTTTCTGTGTTTTTGGTGGGGTATAGCTTGATGGTTGGTTTAAAGCCACCGGTTGTTAGAGCGTCGGTTCTTGCATCTCTTATTCTGTTGGTTAGAGCTTTTGACTTGTCTCCTAATTATTTGAATCTAACTCTTGTTTTAGGTATTGTTATGTTGGTTTTAGATCCTTTCCTGTCAGTAGATGTTGGGTTTATTCTCTCATTTTTTGCAATAGTGAGTATGATACTTTTTTCAAGATACGTAGACGATCTTATCATCCTTCTTTTCAACAAGGTGGGGATTGAGCCTAGTAAGGTTGTTAAAGGGATAGTGTCTTTATTTTCTGTTTCCCTGACTGCTGTGTTGTTTACTCTACCGGTTGTGCTTCTTTGGTTTGGAAATTCGCCTATGATAGGTATTTTTTCTTCAGTGGTATTGGTGCCGTTATCATCTGTTATTATAGTTGGTGGGGTTCTTTCTTATATTATTAGTTGCTTTCTACCCTTTGTTGGTGAGTTTATGTTTAGGACTGTTAACTTTCTCAATCTAGTGTTTATTGTCATTACTGAGATGTTTTCAAGAGTGCCTCTGGTTGTGAATATTTCTTTTGATAACCTATTTCTAACTGCTTTTGTTGTTTCTTTTTACTATTTTGTTCTGATTTTGTTATTTCTGCTTGTTGCGAATATTGGAAGATTTATAAAAGTATAG
- a CDS encoding DUF503 domain-containing protein codes for MLIGTLQIHLSLPSRTLKEKRRIVNSLKDRTRSKFNASVAEVEYNDDCHNALIGIAVVSNNGNHLNSVLCSIIDFINAEFPGLMSDYKVEIL; via the coding sequence ATGCTTATAGGAACGCTTCAGATTCATCTGTCTTTGCCTTCAAGGACACTTAAAGAGAAGAGGAGGATAGTAAATAGCTTGAAAGATAGAACGAGAAGTAAGTTTAATGCATCTGTTGCAGAAGTAGAATATAATGATGATTGTCATAATGCTCTCATAGGTATAGCGGTGGTTTCTAACAACGGAAACCACCTTAATTCGGTCCTATGTTCTATAATAGATTTCATAAACGCCGAGTTTCCGGGCTTGATGAGTGACTACAAAGTAGAAATATTATGA
- a CDS encoding ribonucleotide reductase N-terminal alpha domain-containing protein, whose protein sequence is MKGIEISKETLDWFFGDELRARVFIEKYALRDYNGSVVEKTPPEMWRRVARAISSVEATEEKRREWEEKFYWLLEDFKMIPGGRIMFGAGQSQRKATLLNCYVLPIKGDSIEDIYETMKEMARTYSYGGGVGIDISVLRPKGSPVENAAYTSTGSVSFMDLYSLTTGTIGQCLEENTLVLTKEGWKKIKNIKVGDKVWTHKGWQNVSYVFPKRIMKVFRLKTKKGFSILASSDHKFLDDNFSLKPLRDYKQGDKVVMLRSNYSLHKEYINLKKIPTLDCHITQPEFIEEEFSYWLGCLVGSRVKFNKKSYKLYFYVRAGNSEVLDNFLSITEKLFGLTPKLKVGKDATYRVEIVSKPLYEFLCVNNLLDPVSGEISSLESLLKSPTSVIFSFLSSFCSATRLREASSVFKLRSIFKFLTTSYTVASQLQLLFLSVGVVAKIGLVRKRAELGNLYQITVDEEEVIRECSREDFCYCFGEVEKSKVSLGKDFIFGSLDYSTDVQANLSKSGVILEESFYKKCNLLFVDEVESIEEVGERNVYDIEVENVHKFMAQGFYVSNSGRRGALMITIHCSHPDVEDFVVAKNDPLRMKVRFANISVLLTDEFMEAVQRDEDWELWYPDILRKEDLRKEFGTADANEVLNILRKRDDFVEIDLSKRSFYHFPEKTYFYVTNKDEFRKRKVYKTIKAKALWDKIVHNAWASAEPGVIFYSTMKKMSTSEYNDMYVLTTNPCVTGDTRISTEFGLVKVKELYDIGIPFKAVFDTRTDKQRRKKGCALAECVPMFKTSDGAKVYKVETSAGYEIKATEWHEFYVVEPEKRSTKGGYSVVKKQLADLRIGDCLMVQSGEGEWGRNGYYELGLVIGAICGGVRKYHGSGKIEEALDDEVWAIEDFRRAVSEVVRTSYTSVEETPEIVCSSESNLAVKEKSKLSVYKKLERVLSELYCFGEENGFRVPEVVWKGSRDSVVGFLKGIFSVSGDLRIREKNSERISVFLLLKERETLKDIQILLANFGIFSRIRCVSLTSWEDWSLEGKRFEKLGISGYLLLITGSSAVKFMQEIGFLQEDRNEKFKRWFGEGKETVRKEESFTSKVRSIEYLGIEPVFDTTQFYNHSLIFNGIVTGNCSEISLEPYGDCCLGNINLERFVLNEFQSDAEINWDDLEKAVRYTVRFLDNVLEYNKDRHPLREQSEASMRSRRIGVGFTGLGDMLIKMRIKYDSEEAIDFVNDLFNKIKHIAYDESVNLAKEKGPFPNFDAKKHLRSPFIRKLDRSLQEKIKEYGLRNVALLTVPPVGSGALLAGVTSGIEPVFALSYIRRSESLSQEFFKVYHPLVKKYMEKFGIEYESQLPDFFVTAHEIEPYFRVKMQATIQKHIDHSISSTVNLPESTSEKTISDIYFYAWKLGCKGITVYREGSREGVLITEDQSKKKSKEKQEFKRPRILSGETLKFKLPQGTLYVTVNKDSDGTIKEVFINIGKSGGNEKADAEAIGRLISIYLQSGGNVEDVIKQLEGIKGEETFWDQGMALHSIPDAVAKALSIIHRSSYEEKISYQEIQVSKQISEPFKGNGDLQERINSEANPKMAKCPTCGERTLVNENGCFVCKSCGYTKCS, encoded by the coding sequence ATGAAGGGTATTGAAATCTCAAAGGAAACTTTGGATTGGTTTTTTGGGGATGAACTTAGGGCAAGAGTATTTATAGAGAAATATGCTCTAAGGGATTATAATGGAAGTGTTGTTGAGAAAACGCCGCCAGAGATGTGGAGAAGGGTTGCTAGGGCTATCTCTTCTGTTGAGGCTACTGAGGAAAAAAGGAGAGAATGGGAAGAGAAGTTTTACTGGCTACTTGAAGATTTTAAGATGATTCCTGGTGGTAGGATAATGTTTGGTGCAGGACAAAGCCAAAGAAAGGCAACGCTTCTAAATTGTTATGTGCTTCCGATAAAAGGAGACAGTATAGAAGATATTTATGAGACTATGAAAGAAATGGCTCGCACCTATAGCTATGGTGGAGGAGTGGGTATTGATATCTCCGTTCTACGTCCCAAAGGATCTCCCGTTGAAAACGCAGCCTACACATCAACTGGATCAGTGTCATTTATGGATCTCTACTCACTGACAACAGGGACAATAGGACAGTGCCTTGAAGAAAATACTCTTGTCTTGACTAAGGAAGGGTGGAAAAAGATAAAGAATATAAAGGTTGGAGATAAAGTTTGGACACATAAAGGGTGGCAGAATGTCTCCTATGTCTTTCCAAAAAGAATTATGAAGGTCTTCAGACTGAAAACGAAAAAGGGGTTTTCAATCTTAGCTTCTTCTGATCATAAGTTTCTAGACGACAATTTCAGTCTAAAGCCACTTAGGGATTACAAACAGGGAGACAAGGTGGTAATGCTTAGGTCAAATTATTCGTTGCATAAGGAATACATAAACCTAAAAAAGATACCTACCCTAGACTGTCACATCACTCAGCCTGAGTTTATTGAAGAGGAGTTTTCCTATTGGTTAGGGTGTTTGGTAGGGAGTAGGGTGAAGTTCAACAAGAAAAGTTATAAGCTTTATTTCTATGTTAGAGCAGGGAATTCTGAAGTTCTGGATAACTTTCTCTCCATAACAGAAAAACTGTTTGGACTTACACCAAAACTTAAGGTAGGTAAAGATGCTACTTATAGGGTAGAAATAGTTTCTAAGCCATTGTATGAGTTTTTATGTGTAAATAATCTTCTAGATCCTGTTTCTGGGGAAATCTCCTCTTTGGAGTCTTTATTGAAGTCTCCGACTAGTGTTATATTTTCGTTTTTATCAAGCTTTTGTAGTGCTACGAGACTTAGAGAAGCAAGCAGTGTTTTTAAACTGAGGAGCATATTCAAATTCTTGACTACTTCCTATACTGTTGCCAGTCAGCTTCAACTATTGTTTCTGTCAGTAGGAGTGGTTGCAAAGATAGGTTTAGTAAGGAAGAGAGCAGAGCTTGGAAATCTGTATCAAATTACAGTAGATGAGGAAGAAGTTATTCGGGAATGTTCTAGAGAAGACTTTTGTTACTGTTTTGGAGAGGTTGAAAAGAGTAAGGTGAGTTTGGGAAAGGATTTTATTTTTGGAAGTTTAGACTATTCAACGGATGTACAGGCTAATTTATCTAAGTCTGGAGTGATTTTAGAAGAGAGTTTTTATAAGAAGTGTAACTTATTATTTGTTGATGAGGTTGAGAGTATAGAGGAAGTTGGTGAGAGGAATGTTTACGATATAGAAGTTGAGAATGTTCATAAATTTATGGCTCAGGGGTTTTATGTATCCAATAGTGGTAGGCGTGGAGCTTTGATGATCACTATTCATTGTTCTCACCCTGATGTTGAGGATTTTGTTGTAGCTAAAAACGATCCTTTGAGGATGAAGGTAAGGTTTGCAAATATTTCAGTTTTGCTAACTGATGAATTTATGGAAGCGGTTCAGAGGGATGAGGACTGGGAGCTATGGTACCCAGACATACTAAGAAAGGAAGATTTGCGAAAAGAATTTGGAACTGCTGATGCAAATGAAGTGTTAAACATTCTAAGAAAACGGGATGACTTTGTGGAAATAGATCTATCCAAAAGAAGTTTCTATCACTTTCCAGAAAAAACGTACTTTTATGTTACTAACAAAGATGAGTTTCGCAAGAGGAAGGTTTATAAAACTATTAAGGCGAAGGCGCTCTGGGACAAAATTGTTCATAATGCTTGGGCATCTGCTGAGCCTGGTGTGATATTCTACTCAACTATGAAAAAAATGTCTACCTCTGAATACAATGACATGTACGTGTTAACTACCAATCCTTGTGTTACGGGGGATACTAGGATTTCAACGGAGTTTGGACTTGTTAAGGTAAAAGAGCTTTATGATATCGGTATTCCTTTCAAGGCAGTTTTTGATACCCGGACTGACAAGCAGAGAAGGAAAAAAGGTTGTGCGTTAGCAGAATGTGTTCCTATGTTCAAAACTTCGGATGGTGCTAAAGTCTATAAGGTTGAGACTTCAGCAGGATACGAGATAAAAGCTACAGAGTGGCACGAATTTTATGTTGTTGAACCCGAGAAAAGGTCTACAAAAGGGGGATATAGTGTTGTCAAAAAGCAATTAGCTGACTTGAGAATTGGTGATTGCTTAATGGTGCAATCAGGAGAGGGAGAGTGGGGAAGGAATGGCTATTATGAACTTGGCTTAGTTATAGGGGCTATATGCGGTGGAGTTAGGAAGTATCATGGGAGTGGAAAGATTGAGGAAGCACTTGATGACGAAGTTTGGGCTATTGAAGATTTTAGGAGGGCAGTAAGTGAAGTTGTGAGGACAAGTTACACAAGTGTGGAAGAAACACCTGAGATAGTTTGTAGTAGCGAAAGCAATCTTGCTGTTAAGGAAAAGTCTAAACTTAGCGTATACAAGAAGCTAGAGAGGGTACTTTCAGAACTTTACTGCTTTGGAGAAGAAAATGGATTTAGAGTCCCTGAGGTAGTGTGGAAAGGAAGTAGAGACAGTGTAGTAGGATTCCTAAAAGGCATATTCAGCGTGAGTGGTGATCTAAGGATAAGAGAGAAAAATTCAGAAAGGATTAGTGTTTTCTTACTTCTAAAAGAAAGGGAAACACTAAAGGATATCCAGATACTACTTGCCAACTTTGGTATATTTTCAAGGATACGTTGTGTTTCATTGACGAGCTGGGAAGATTGGAGTTTGGAAGGAAAGAGGTTTGAAAAACTTGGAATTAGTGGATACCTTCTGCTCATAACTGGTAGTAGTGCAGTTAAGTTTATGCAGGAGATTGGGTTTTTACAGGAGGATAGAAATGAAAAGTTTAAGAGATGGTTTGGTGAGGGTAAAGAAACTGTTAGGAAAGAGGAGAGTTTCACAAGTAAAGTGAGGAGCATAGAGTATTTGGGTATAGAGCCTGTCTTTGATACTACACAATTTTATAACCACTCTCTTATATTCAACGGTATAGTTACTGGTAATTGCAGTGAGATTTCGCTTGAGCCTTATGGTGATTGTTGCCTAGGTAATATAAATCTTGAGAGATTTGTTCTAAATGAGTTTCAAAGCGATGCTGAGATAAACTGGGACGATCTTGAAAAAGCGGTTAGATATACTGTTAGGTTTCTTGACAATGTTCTTGAGTATAACAAGGATAGACATCCTCTTAGGGAGCAGTCTGAGGCATCAATGAGGAGTAGGAGGATAGGGGTAGGTTTCACAGGACTTGGTGATATGCTTATCAAGATGAGGATAAAGTATGACAGTGAAGAAGCTATAGATTTTGTCAATGATCTTTTCAATAAAATAAAGCATATAGCCTATGATGAGAGTGTGAATTTAGCTAAGGAAAAAGGACCCTTTCCAAATTTTGATGCCAAAAAGCATCTAAGGTCACCTTTTATAAGGAAGCTTGATAGGTCTCTTCAGGAGAAGATAAAGGAGTATGGGCTTAGAAATGTTGCTCTTCTCACGGTTCCTCCTGTTGGCAGTGGTGCTTTGCTTGCAGGTGTAACTAGTGGAATTGAACCTGTTTTTGCCCTTTCATACATAAGAAGAAGTGAGTCTCTAAGCCAAGAGTTTTTCAAGGTATATCATCCTCTTGTTAAAAAGTATATGGAGAAGTTTGGGATAGAGTATGAGTCTCAACTACCAGATTTCTTTGTCACTGCTCATGAAATAGAACCGTACTTTAGGGTAAAGATGCAGGCAACTATTCAGAAACATATAGACCATAGCATATCTTCTACGGTGAACTTACCTGAATCTACTTCTGAAAAGACAATAAGCGACATATATTTCTACGCATGGAAACTGGGTTGTAAGGGTATAACTGTGTATAGAGAAGGAAGTAGAGAAGGGGTGTTGATAACTGAAGATCAGTCAAAGAAGAAATCCAAAGAGAAACAAGAGTTTAAGAGACCTAGGATACTTTCGGGGGAGACACTTAAGTTTAAGCTTCCACAGGGAACATTGTATGTTACGGTAAACAAAGACTCGGATGGGACTATAAAGGAGGTTTTTATAAATATTGGGAAAAGCGGTGGAAACGAAAAAGCTGATGCGGAGGCAATTGGTAGGCTTATAAGTATATATCTACAGAGTGGAGGTAACGTTGAAGATGTGATAAAACAGCTTGAAGGGATAAAGGGGGAAGAGACATTCTGGGACCAAGGTATGGCACTTCATTCCATTCCAGATGCTGTAGCTAAAGCTTTATCAATAATACATAGAAGTTCTTATGAAGAGAAAATATCTTACCAAGAAATACAGGTAAGCAAGCAGATATCGGAACCTTTCAAGGGCAACGGGGATTTGCAGGAGAGAATAAATTCGGAGGCTAACCCTAAGATGGCGAAATGTCCTACCTGTGGAGAAAGAACGCTTGTGAATGAAAATGGGTGTTTTGTTTGCAAGTCCTGCGGGTATACAAAGTGTTCTTGA
- a CDS encoding efflux RND transporter periplasmic adaptor subunit — MKGRTKIVVVVITVVLVIVVGLRLGLTVFSEGGRKDFLGRKRGVLDLTVVATKVKVGDIERYISLAGEMRGIEEAYAFPDVPGKIHKILVEEGSYVVKNQHLMYIDRSQVGFSYNLSPVRAPISGRVGNISVSEGQFVSQTTPVATVVNDSTMEVVLLLPETFVGRVRKGDKAIIEVTPYPQEKFIGYVYSTDIVIDRGTRTLKVKVKVANPYRKLISGMYCNVRMLVEKVSNVTYVPNTSIREVDGEEVVYILTKTNLENVREDNFYYVTKRRVISGISDGKFTAVLQGVSEGDIVVSLGAEYLKDGVIVRVIEEEVE, encoded by the coding sequence ATGAAGGGTAGGACAAAGATAGTTGTGGTGGTTATTACGGTGGTACTTGTGATTGTGGTAGGGTTGCGATTGGGTTTGACTGTTTTTTCAGAGGGTGGTAGAAAAGATTTTCTTGGAAGGAAGAGGGGGGTTCTGGATTTGACTGTAGTTGCAACAAAAGTTAAAGTTGGAGATATAGAGAGGTATATTTCTCTAGCCGGAGAGATGAGAGGAATTGAGGAAGCTTATGCTTTTCCTGATGTTCCCGGAAAAATTCATAAGATTCTTGTTGAAGAGGGAAGTTATGTAGTGAAGAATCAACATTTAATGTATATAGATAGGTCTCAGGTAGGTTTTTCCTATAATCTTTCACCAGTTAGGGCACCTATTTCGGGTAGAGTTGGAAATATAAGTGTTTCGGAGGGGCAATTTGTATCTCAAACTACTCCTGTTGCTACCGTGGTCAACGATTCAACTATGGAAGTGGTTTTACTTCTACCGGAAACTTTTGTAGGGAGAGTAAGAAAGGGGGATAAGGCAATTATTGAGGTAACTCCCTATCCTCAGGAGAAGTTTATAGGATATGTTTATTCAACAGACATAGTGATTGATAGGGGGACAAGAACTCTCAAAGTTAAGGTAAAAGTTGCTAATCCTTATAGAAAGCTGATCTCGGGTATGTATTGCAATGTTAGAATGCTAGTTGAAAAAGTTTCCAATGTAACTTATGTGCCAAACACATCCATAAGGGAAGTTGATGGAGAGGAGGTTGTATATATCTTGACAAAGACCAATCTTGAGAATGTTAGGGAGGATAACTTTTACTATGTTACTAAGAGAAGGGTTATAAGTGGTATTTCTGACGGTAAGTTTACCGCAGTGTTGCAGGGTGTTAGTGAAGGGGATATAGTTGTTTCATTAGGAGCTGAATATCTCAAAGACGGTGTTATAGTTAGGGTGATAGAGGAAGAAGTAGAATAG
- a CDS encoding TolC family protein: MRKVFWVLFLFYIAVFAYADIRIKSVDEAIRIGLENNREIKTKLLEIMSANASIKSSFADLVLPSLNLSFKFSTFDPATLERGITKVSSVKIVTNVVTNVFGVFTNLAFQMEEKVVTNVFWDNYSLGIGIAYRVPYLAPFGLDLGFNSYWLQVRNRELVELQYQKLISEYIHNVKLAYYNYLFAKELSKIAIETDRRLEENVRIAEANFKAGIFSDLELIRAKVQLANNKPALFSSQNNVRLQKINLLLLLGIDVSKVDEVEIDGNVDEVKREFLDEVISFDEGRRRVIENNLDLKILRKLVDIAKVSKDVSLSANKPTFSLFFNYSYEFKKTNSMDNERVWTDSWVAGFQVNIPISELVPISKSYANMESADYSVQRAEYNYANALNSILGQLEQVRLKCSEGLENIRAQKANVEQARRFLEIITTRYRFGSASTLDLIDAQIAYQQAEVNLLSAWISYTSSALGLRKLLGEVR; this comes from the coding sequence ATGAGGAAGGTTTTTTGGGTTTTGTTTTTATTTTATATTGCTGTGTTTGCTTACGCAGATATTAGAATAAAGAGTGTTGATGAAGCTATAAGGATAGGTCTTGAGAACAATAGAGAGATTAAAACTAAGCTATTGGAGATAATGTCTGCTAATGCTAGTATAAAGTCATCTTTTGCTGATCTAGTTCTTCCGAGTTTAAACCTTAGTTTTAAGTTCTCAACTTTTGATCCTGCAACCTTGGAGAGGGGTATAACTAAGGTTTCTTCAGTAAAAATAGTTACCAATGTGGTTACGAATGTTTTTGGAGTTTTTACAAATCTTGCTTTTCAGATGGAAGAGAAAGTTGTGACCAATGTGTTTTGGGACAACTATTCTCTGGGTATTGGTATAGCATACAGGGTTCCCTATCTTGCACCTTTTGGATTGGATCTAGGTTTTAACTCTTATTGGCTTCAGGTTAGGAATAGGGAGTTGGTAGAGTTACAGTATCAGAAGTTGATAAGTGAGTATATCCACAATGTTAAGTTAGCCTATTATAATTACCTTTTTGCGAAAGAACTTTCTAAGATAGCTATTGAGACGGATAGAAGACTTGAGGAGAATGTTAGGATAGCTGAGGCTAATTTCAAAGCTGGGATATTTTCTGATCTAGAGCTTATAAGAGCGAAGGTTCAGCTTGCGAATAATAAGCCAGCTCTTTTTTCGTCGCAGAATAATGTGAGGTTGCAGAAGATAAATCTTCTACTACTTTTGGGTATTGATGTGTCAAAAGTTGATGAAGTTGAGATAGATGGAAATGTAGATGAGGTGAAGAGGGAGTTTCTTGATGAGGTAATTAGTTTTGATGAAGGGAGGAGAAGGGTTATTGAGAATAACCTTGATTTGAAGATTCTTAGAAAGCTTGTTGATATAGCTAAGGTGTCAAAGGATGTTTCTCTTTCTGCTAATAAACCAACGTTTTCTCTGTTTTTCAACTATAGCTACGAATTTAAGAAGACGAATTCTATGGATAATGAGAGAGTTTGGACTGATAGTTGGGTTGCGGGGTTTCAGGTGAACATACCTATCTCGGAACTAGTGCCGATATCAAAAAGCTATGCCAATATGGAGAGTGCAGATTATTCTGTACAGAGAGCGGAGTATAACTATGCAAATGCTTTGAATTCAATATTGGGGCAATTGGAACAGGTGAGGCTTAAGTGTAGTGAAGGGCTTGAAAATATACGAGCACAGAAGGCTAATGTAGAGCAAGCTAGGAGATTTCTTGAGATAATAACTACTAGGTACAGGTTTGGTAGTGCGTCAACTCTTGATTTGATAGATGCTCAGATTGCCTATCAGCAGGCAGAAGTGAATCTTCTTAGTGCTTGGATTAGTTATACTAGTAGTGCTCTTGGTTTGAGGAAATTGTTAGGTGAGGTAAGATGA
- a CDS encoding TetR/AcrR family transcriptional regulator produces MPESVKERIMYSAIKLFAEKGFHETKVDEIAKNSDVSKGTIYLYFASKEELLEKSIDFVLTKAIQNYDFEEGKSFEENLRNIIFKNAEFVKKHVDFYKVMFSSFYRVRKNEEFMKRKCDFESIHSRISSLLEGGVREGVIRKDISISNLSLLLTNLIFSSMMSLVIMLVFGETDSDEKVRGFVEDVYKFAVSAVKG; encoded by the coding sequence ATGCCGGAAAGTGTTAAGGAGAGGATAATGTATTCTGCAATAAAGCTTTTTGCTGAGAAGGGGTTTCATGAGACTAAAGTTGATGAAATAGCTAAGAATAGTGATGTTTCCAAGGGAACTATTTATCTTTATTTTGCGAGTAAGGAGGAGCTTCTTGAGAAATCTATTGATTTTGTCTTAACTAAGGCTATTCAGAACTATGACTTTGAGGAGGGGAAGAGTTTTGAGGAGAATTTGAGGAACATTATATTTAAAAATGCCGAGTTTGTTAAAAAACATGTAGATTTCTACAAGGTTATGTTCAGTAGTTTTTACAGGGTTAGAAAGAATGAAGAGTTTATGAAGAGAAAGTGCGATTTTGAGAGTATACATTCTAGGATATCAAGTTTGCTTGAGGGAGGTGTTAGGGAAGGTGTTATAAGGAAGGATATTAGTATAAGTAACCTTTCTTTGTTGCTTACGAATCTTATCTTCAGTTCTATGATGAGTTTAGTTATTATGCTTGTTTTTGGTGAGACTGATTCTGATGAAAAGGTTAGGGGTTTTGTTGAGGATGTATACAAATTTGCTGTTTCTGCAGTGAAGGGGTAG